Proteins from one Antennarius striatus isolate MH-2024 chromosome 12, ASM4005453v1, whole genome shotgun sequence genomic window:
- the LOC137605382 gene encoding UDP-glucuronosyltransferase-like isoform X2: MKRRLCFPILGGVMWLLCCSLVSVQGGKVLVLPVDGSHWLSMKILVEELSHRGHEVLVLVPENSLLMKGSQNYKTEIYQDLQEFVDGSGDDGFIVFTLGSMVPNMPEKMTKQFFDAFHQIPQRVVWRYTEVRPGDTPKNVKLMKWLPQNDLLAHPKAKVFITHGGNHGIYESICNAVPMLMFPLFGDQRHNAQRMVSRGVAEKLSIYDVTTEKLLASLNKITHDQSYKEKMVELSQKHLDRPVEPLDLAVFWTEFVMRHKGAAHLRAAAHELNWVQYHSLDVLGFLFIILLTVLWLTTKCCLFCKHKCFRENITKKKRE; this comes from the exons ATGAAGAGGAGGTTGTGTTTTCCTATTCTGGGGGGGGTAATGTGGCTGCTATGCTGTAGCCTGGTGTCCGTTCAGGGTGGAAAGGTACTGGTTCTGCCTGTGGACGGGAGCCACTGGCTCAGCATGAAGATACTGGTCGAAGAGCTCAGCCACAGGGGCCATGAGGTGTTGGTTCTGGTGCCTGAAAACAGCCTGTTGATGAAAGGCTCCCAAAACTACAAGACGGAGATCTACCAA GACTTGCAGGAGTTTGTAGATGGCTCAGGGGATGATGGCTTCATTGTCTTTACCCTGGGGTCAATGGTGCCCAACATGCCTGAGAAGATGACCAAGCAGTTCTTTGATGCCTTTCACCAAATACCTCAAAGG GTGGTGTGGAGATACACCGAAGTAAGACCTGGAGATACAcccaaaaatgtaaaacttaTGAAATGGTTACCTCAGAATGACCTCCTAG CTCACCCGAAAGCTAAAGTCTTCATCACTCACGGAGGGAACCATGGCATCTATGAAAGTATCTGTAACGCTGTTCCCATGTTGATGTTTCCACTGTTTGGGGATCAGAGGCATAACGCACAACGAATGGTGTCCCGCGGTGTTGCCGAAAAACTCAGTATTTATGACGTGACAACTGAAAAACTGCTGGcttcattaaataaaatcacCCATGACCAAAG TTACAAAGAGAAGATGGTGGAGCTGTCTCAGAAACACCTGGACCGTCCCGTTGAGCCTTTGGACCTGGCTGTTTTCTGGACTGAGTTTGTCATGAGACACAAAGGAGCAGCACACCTCAGAGCAGCTGCACATGAGTTAAACTGGGTTCAGTACCATTCCCTGGATGTCCTCGGCTTTTTGTTCATCATTCTCCTCACTGTCCTGTGGCTGACAACCAAATGCTGTTTGTTCtgtaaacacaaatgttttagaGAGAATattacaaagaaaaagagagagtag
- the LOC137605382 gene encoding UDP-glucuronosyltransferase-like isoform X1 has translation MKRRLCFPILGGVMWLLCCSLVSVQGGKVLVLPVDGSHWLSMKILVEELSHRGHEVLVLVPENSLLMKGSQNYKTEIYQVPFTKAELDKVFNTMKVGLFVKPRVIRDIFIEAERLVNYTSLQVKGCESLLNNQPVMSRLRGVGFDVVLTDPFLPCGSIVAHMFSIPAIYFSHGLPCDFDSKANQCPSPPSYVPVFYSDYPNVMNFFQRVRNTVMFMVESYMCRLTYFHFDDLVSRYLGDILTYKELLSHGAFWMIKFDFAFEWPRPVMPNTAFIGGINCAKKSPLPTDLQEFVDGSGDDGFIVFTLGSMVPNMPEKMTKQFFDAFHQIPQRVVWRYTEVRPGDTPKNVKLMKWLPQNDLLAHPKAKVFITHGGNHGIYESICNAVPMLMFPLFGDQRHNAQRMVSRGVAEKLSIYDVTTEKLLASLNKITHDQSYKEKMVELSQKHLDRPVEPLDLAVFWTEFVMRHKGAAHLRAAAHELNWVQYHSLDVLGFLFIILLTVLWLTTKCCLFCKHKCFRENITKKKRE, from the exons ATGAAGAGGAGGTTGTGTTTTCCTATTCTGGGGGGGGTAATGTGGCTGCTATGCTGTAGCCTGGTGTCCGTTCAGGGTGGAAAGGTACTGGTTCTGCCTGTGGACGGGAGCCACTGGCTCAGCATGAAGATACTGGTCGAAGAGCTCAGCCACAGGGGCCATGAGGTGTTGGTTCTGGTGCCTGAAAACAGCCTGTTGATGAAAGGCTCCCAAAACTACAAGACGGAGATCTACCAAGTGCCGTTCACTAAAGCTGAACTGGATAAGGTTTTCAATACGATGAAGGTTGGACTGTTTGTCAAGCCACGAGTAATCAGGGATATATTTATCGAAGCAGAGCGTTTGGTAAACTATACTTCTCTGCAGGTGAAAGGTTGTGAGAGTTTGCTGAACAACCAGCCTGTAATGAGTCGACTGAGGGGGGTGGGCTTTGATGTTGTGCTTACAGACCCCTTCCTTCCTTGTGGTTCAATTGTGGCTCACATGTTTTCTATCCCAGCTATCTATTTCTCACATGGACTTCCATGTGACTTTGATTCAAAAGCTAACCAGTGTCCATCTCCTCCTTCCTATGTTCCTGTGTTCTACTCTGACTATCCAAATGTCATGAATTTCTTCCAGAGAGTCAGAAACACGGTCATGTTTATGGTGGAATCTTACATGTGCAGGTTAACATATTTCCATTTTGATGATTTAGTCAGTAGGTATTTAGGGGACATTTTAACATATAAGGAGCTTCTCAGTCATGGTGCTTTCTGGATGATCAAATTTGACTTTGCTTTTGAGTGGCCCAGACCAGTCATGCCAAACACTGCCTTTATTGGAGGAATCAACTGTGCAAAGAAATCTCCTCTGCCAACA GACTTGCAGGAGTTTGTAGATGGCTCAGGGGATGATGGCTTCATTGTCTTTACCCTGGGGTCAATGGTGCCCAACATGCCTGAGAAGATGACCAAGCAGTTCTTTGATGCCTTTCACCAAATACCTCAAAGG GTGGTGTGGAGATACACCGAAGTAAGACCTGGAGATACAcccaaaaatgtaaaacttaTGAAATGGTTACCTCAGAATGACCTCCTAG CTCACCCGAAAGCTAAAGTCTTCATCACTCACGGAGGGAACCATGGCATCTATGAAAGTATCTGTAACGCTGTTCCCATGTTGATGTTTCCACTGTTTGGGGATCAGAGGCATAACGCACAACGAATGGTGTCCCGCGGTGTTGCCGAAAAACTCAGTATTTATGACGTGACAACTGAAAAACTGCTGGcttcattaaataaaatcacCCATGACCAAAG TTACAAAGAGAAGATGGTGGAGCTGTCTCAGAAACACCTGGACCGTCCCGTTGAGCCTTTGGACCTGGCTGTTTTCTGGACTGAGTTTGTCATGAGACACAAAGGAGCAGCACACCTCAGAGCAGCTGCACATGAGTTAAACTGGGTTCAGTACCATTCCCTGGATGTCCTCGGCTTTTTGTTCATCATTCTCCTCACTGTCCTGTGGCTGACAACCAAATGCTGTTTGTTCtgtaaacacaaatgttttagaGAGAATattacaaagaaaaagagagagtag